Proteins found in one Erythrobacter sp. 3-20A1M genomic segment:
- a CDS encoding SDR family NAD(P)-dependent oxidoreductase, translating into MSIDFKDKVAIVTGAGGGLGKQYALELARRGAKVVVNDLGGSRDGTGHSDMALEVVEEIEKAGGTAVSNGASVTEYDQMEKMIADAKQQWGGVHILINNAGVLRDKSFAKMSPEDFEFVVKVHLLGSAYATKAAWETFREQSYGRVLMTASSTGLFGNFGQANYGAAKLGLAGLTKTLHLEGAKYNIKVNTLSPVAGTRMTEDLFPEQAFELFAPENVVPAALFLVSEDAPSNAIVGAGAGGYHSAWTVMNEPVWLPEGERSVEDFARHWDKISEFSNLKAPESGAEQSGQILAAMQKVTGQGPSSARG; encoded by the coding sequence ATGAGCATCGATTTCAAGGACAAGGTCGCCATCGTCACCGGCGCGGGCGGCGGGCTCGGCAAGCAATATGCGCTCGAGCTGGCGCGGCGCGGCGCGAAGGTCGTGGTCAACGATCTGGGCGGATCGCGCGACGGCACCGGCCATTCGGACATGGCGCTGGAAGTCGTCGAGGAGATCGAGAAGGCGGGTGGCACCGCAGTTTCGAACGGCGCTTCGGTGACCGAATACGACCAGATGGAAAAGATGATCGCCGATGCGAAGCAGCAATGGGGCGGCGTCCATATCCTGATCAACAATGCCGGCGTCCTGCGCGACAAGAGCTTCGCCAAGATGAGCCCGGAGGATTTCGAGTTCGTGGTGAAGGTCCACCTGCTCGGCAGCGCCTATGCGACCAAGGCCGCGTGGGAAACCTTCCGTGAGCAGTCCTATGGCCGCGTGCTGATGACCGCGTCCTCCACCGGCCTGTTCGGCAATTTCGGCCAGGCAAATTACGGCGCGGCCAAGCTCGGCCTCGCGGGGCTGACCAAGACGCTTCATCTCGAAGGCGCGAAGTACAACATCAAGGTCAACACGCTCAGCCCCGTGGCGGGCACGCGTATGACCGAGGACCTGTTCCCGGAACAGGCGTTCGAACTGTTCGCGCCGGAGAACGTGGTTCCCGCCGCGCTGTTCCTGGTCAGCGAGGATGCGCCCAGCAACGCCATCGTCGGCGCGGGCGCAGGCGGCTATCACAGCGCGTGGACCGTGATGAACGAACCCGTGTGGCTGCCCGAGGGCGAGCGCTCGGTCGAGGATTTCGCCAGGCACTGGGACAAGATCAGCGAATTCAGCAATCTGAAGGCCCCGGAATCGGGCGCCGAGCAGTCGGGCCAGATCCTCGCCGCGATGCAGAAGGTGACGGGCCAGGGCCCCTCCTCCGCACGAGGCTGA
- a CDS encoding LPXTG cell wall anchor domain-containing protein, with translation MYSEEDINSAVAAGALTPEAAASFRAHMTQVREMPRGDEENFRLINSFNDIFVAIGAIIMLLAASAIGQQIAGIFAPVPTYPGMTGQDLSEAQWNAWQAAQGLRTAMNLIFGGILVAATAWGLAEFFTRRRRMALPSIILLLAYVCAVFATFLGIGLALGGEPQTGEAGGIIASVAGLFAAGAAWVHWRRFMVPITVAAGAGAIAVTVLSFVFTLLDAAGMDRPFDAVLWFIFAAGLAIFAFAMRWDMSDPARTTRRSDVAFWLHLLAAPMLAHPLFYSLGVMDGGDAVGVGGALGVIAVYILFGVVALAVDRRALLVSALAYVLAALTFLFDRFGAVELNFALTALIIGSALLTLSAFWTPIRGKVVRMLPTEWRDRLPEIGALPATASA, from the coding sequence ATGTATAGCGAGGAAGATATCAATTCGGCGGTCGCCGCGGGGGCATTGACTCCCGAGGCGGCCGCTTCTTTTCGGGCGCATATGACGCAGGTGCGCGAAATGCCGCGCGGCGACGAAGAGAACTTCCGCCTGATCAACAGCTTCAACGACATCTTCGTTGCCATCGGCGCGATCATCATGCTGCTCGCGGCAAGCGCGATCGGGCAGCAGATTGCGGGGATCTTCGCCCCCGTCCCGACATATCCGGGCATGACCGGGCAGGACCTCAGCGAGGCGCAGTGGAACGCGTGGCAGGCCGCGCAGGGCCTGCGCACCGCGATGAACCTGATATTCGGCGGTATCCTGGTCGCCGCGACGGCATGGGGCCTGGCCGAGTTCTTCACCCGGAGGCGGCGTATGGCGCTCCCCAGCATCATCCTGTTGCTGGCCTATGTATGCGCCGTATTCGCGACTTTCCTGGGCATAGGCCTAGCGTTGGGCGGCGAACCGCAAACGGGCGAGGCGGGCGGCATTATTGCCAGCGTCGCCGGGCTCTTCGCAGCGGGAGCCGCCTGGGTCCACTGGCGCCGTTTCATGGTGCCGATCACGGTCGCTGCCGGAGCAGGCGCGATCGCCGTTACCGTCCTTTCGTTCGTCTTCACCCTTCTCGATGCTGCCGGAATGGATCGGCCATTCGATGCGGTTCTGTGGTTCATCTTCGCCGCCGGTCTGGCGATATTCGCCTTCGCGATGCGCTGGGACATGAGCGATCCGGCGCGCACCACGCGGCGCAGCGACGTCGCCTTCTGGCTCCACCTGCTCGCCGCCCCGATGCTGGCCCATCCGCTGTTCTATTCGCTCGGCGTGATGGACGGGGGCGATGCGGTCGGCGTAGGCGGCGCGCTGGGCGTGATCGCGGTCTACATACTGTTCGGCGTGGTCGCTCTGGCGGTCGACCGGCGCGCGCTGCTGGTCTCCGCCCTCGCCTACGTGCTGGCGGCGCTGACCTTCCTGTTCGACCGGTTCGGGGCGGTGGAGCTGAACTTCGCGCTGACCGCGTTGATCATCGGATCGGCGCTGCTGACGCTCTCCGCCTTCTGGACGCCGATCCGCGGCAAGGTGGTGCGGATGCTGCCGACCGAATGGCGCGACCGCCTGCCGGAGATCGGCGCGCTGCCCGCGACGGCCTCCGCCTGA
- a CDS encoding DUF2794 domain-containing protein, with the protein MASVPGGTVVAFPGRKPSQVGFDRDELMRILDLYGRMVAAGEWRDYAMDFTKDYAAFAAFRRTAERPQARVEKRPALRNRQGMWTLFGEHGQILKRGHELAGVLAPMERKLVKAIDD; encoded by the coding sequence ATGGCCAGCGTTCCCGGTGGCACCGTGGTCGCCTTTCCCGGTCGCAAGCCCAGCCAGGTCGGCTTCGACCGCGACGAGCTGATGCGTATCCTGGACCTTTACGGGCGCATGGTCGCGGCGGGCGAGTGGCGCGACTACGCGATGGATTTCACGAAGGATTACGCCGCCTTCGCCGCGTTCCGGCGGACCGCCGAGCGCCCGCAGGCGCGGGTGGAGAAGCGCCCCGCCTTGCGCAACCGGCAGGGCATGTGGACGCTGTTCGGCGAGCACGGCCAGATACTGAAGCGCGGGCACGAGCTCGCCGGGGTCCTCGCCCCGATGGAGCGCAAGCTGGTGAAGGCGATCGACGACTGA
- the epsC gene encoding serine O-acetyltransferase EpsC yields the protein MFKGLVDYLDSIQKRDPAPRSRWEILLYPGVLALGLHRVAHWLFEARMYFCARFVNHFSRVLTGIDIHPGAKIGRHFFIDHGFTVVGETAVIGDNVTIYQCVTLGGTNPANGIGGKRHPTIEDNVIIGSGAQVIGPIVVGERARIGANAVVTDDVPAGATMIGMKARSTLVPAEEWLREFIPYGTPCDEPCEELASSNGRRRLEGLEVQLRTLEGEIARLRAQSEAARGDDPTDDRRSGAGR from the coding sequence ATGTTCAAAGGCCTCGTCGATTATCTGGACTCGATCCAGAAACGGGACCCGGCGCCGCGTTCGCGGTGGGAAATCCTGCTCTATCCCGGTGTGCTCGCGCTCGGTCTTCACCGCGTCGCGCACTGGCTGTTCGAAGCGCGAATGTATTTCTGCGCGCGCTTCGTGAACCATTTTTCGCGCGTGCTGACCGGGATCGACATCCATCCGGGCGCGAAGATCGGGCGTCATTTCTTCATCGACCATGGCTTTACCGTGGTCGGGGAAACCGCGGTGATCGGCGACAACGTCACGATCTATCAATGCGTCACGCTGGGCGGCACCAACCCGGCGAACGGGATTGGTGGCAAGCGTCACCCGACGATAGAAGACAACGTGATCATCGGTTCGGGCGCGCAGGTCATCGGCCCGATCGTGGTCGGCGAACGCGCGCGCATCGGTGCGAATGCGGTGGTCACCGACGATGTGCCCGCCGGTGCGACGATGATCGGGATGAAGGCGCGCTCCACGCTGGTCCCGGCGGAAGAATGGCTGCGCGAGTTCATCCCCTACGGCACCCCGTGCGACGAGCCCTGCGAGGAACTGGCGAGCAGCAACGGTCGCCGCCGGCTCGAAGGACTGGAGGTGCAATTGCGCACGCTGGAGGGCGAGATTGCCCGGCTGCGCGCCCAGAGCGAAGCGGCGCGGGGCGACGACCCGACCGATGATCGGCGCAGCGGGGCCGGGCGCTGA
- a CDS encoding ATPase has product MSQIALPLSRGLPTDPASIVLGEANAHVAEALANPGRWPFGTAILFGPPRSGKSLFARWFAASGKGTAIDRAASLDETELFHRWNRAQESGEPLLLVADREGWDIALPDLASRLGAALHLRIGPPDDAMVGALIESHAARLGLALGDGAITYLVPRTARDFAGIERLVETIDRLTLERKAPATLGIWRDALDAVQGPEQARLL; this is encoded by the coding sequence ATGTCGCAAATCGCGCTTCCCCTGTCTCGCGGTCTCCCGACCGATCCGGCCAGCATCGTGCTGGGGGAGGCGAATGCCCATGTGGCCGAAGCGCTGGCGAATCCTGGGCGCTGGCCGTTCGGCACGGCCATTCTGTTCGGCCCGCCGCGGTCCGGCAAATCGCTGTTCGCGCGCTGGTTCGCCGCGTCGGGCAAGGGTACGGCGATCGACCGCGCCGCCTCGCTCGACGAAACGGAGCTGTTCCACCGCTGGAATCGCGCGCAGGAAAGCGGCGAGCCGCTGCTGCTGGTCGCGGATAGAGAGGGGTGGGACATCGCGCTGCCCGACCTCGCTTCGCGCCTGGGTGCGGCGTTGCACCTGCGGATCGGCCCGCCCGACGATGCGATGGTGGGGGCGCTGATCGAAAGCCATGCCGCGCGGCTGGGCCTTGCGCTGGGGGATGGGGCGATTACCTACCTCGTACCGCGCACGGCGCGCGATTTCGCCGGAATCGAGCGGCTGGTCGAAACGATCGACCGGCTGACACTGGAGCGCAAGGCCCCCGCGACGCTCGGCATCTGGCGCGATGCGCTGGACGCGGTGCAGGGGCCGGAACAGGCGCGCTTGCTTTGA
- a CDS encoding heavy-metal-associated domain-containing protein, with protein sequence MPVFRSPAMRPALLIVAIAAFVALGVLWARAQVDGDRGIPPVMASNDIDVSGIDVDVTAKNAEEARLEGWHQAARKAWAKLEGPNLSDSQLQGIVSAIVIEDEQIGDRRYKARLGVIFDRQRAGSYLGAAGRAARSAPMLLIPVTFTGGTETVYERRNEWQRAWAEYQPGSSRVDYVRPAGSGADSLLVTYGQSGRRSRTWWRNILDQFGASDVIVAIARLDYAYPGGPVKGTFTARYGPDSTYLASFTMDAGNPRELPAMLDRAVLRMDKIFESALADGRLTPDPTLASGGGQMDPAVRQLIDRGEAAQAQRRAADAAARAAQQAAETDDQPTITLPPTQSATVATYVVQFATPDAGAVDATLSAVNATPGVRSAATSSLAIGGTSVMRVTYAGSLNDLAQALAGRGFSVTQGGSALSIRR encoded by the coding sequence ATGCCCGTTTTCCGCTCCCCCGCCATGCGCCCGGCGCTCCTGATCGTCGCCATCGCCGCGTTCGTCGCGCTCGGCGTGCTGTGGGCGCGTGCGCAGGTCGATGGCGACCGCGGAATTCCGCCGGTCATGGCCAGCAACGATATCGACGTGTCGGGCATAGATGTCGACGTCACCGCGAAGAATGCGGAGGAGGCCCGGCTGGAGGGGTGGCATCAGGCGGCCCGCAAGGCATGGGCCAAGCTGGAGGGTCCGAACCTCAGCGACAGCCAGTTGCAGGGTATCGTTTCCGCGATCGTCATCGAGGACGAGCAGATCGGCGATCGCCGGTACAAGGCGCGCCTGGGCGTCATCTTCGACCGGCAGCGGGCGGGCAGCTATCTCGGCGCGGCGGGCCGCGCGGCCCGCTCCGCACCGATGCTGCTGATCCCGGTGACCTTCACCGGCGGGACCGAGACGGTCTATGAACGGCGCAACGAATGGCAGCGCGCCTGGGCGGAGTACCAGCCCGGATCGAGCCGCGTGGACTATGTCCGCCCGGCGGGCTCGGGTGCCGATTCGCTGCTCGTCACTTACGGGCAGAGCGGGCGGCGCAGCCGTACCTGGTGGCGCAATATCCTCGACCAGTTCGGGGCGAGCGACGTCATCGTCGCCATCGCGCGGCTCGACTACGCCTATCCCGGTGGCCCGGTGAAAGGCACGTTTACGGCGCGCTACGGCCCCGACAGCACCTATCTCGCCAGCTTCACGATGGATGCGGGCAATCCGCGCGAGCTGCCGGCGATGCTCGATCGCGCGGTGCTGCGGATGGACAAGATCTTCGAAAGCGCCCTGGCCGACGGTCGGCTGACGCCCGATCCGACGCTCGCCAGCGGCGGAGGCCAGATGGACCCGGCGGTCCGGCAATTGATCGACCGGGGCGAGGCCGCGCAGGCGCAACGCCGGGCGGCGGATGCGGCGGCCCGCGCGGCGCAGCAGGCGGCAGAGACGGACGATCAGCCTACCATCACGCTGCCCCCCACCCAGAGCGCGACCGTGGCGACCTATGTCGTCCAGTTCGCCACCCCCGATGCGGGCGCGGTCGATGCCACCCTCTCGGCGGTCAATGCGACGCCAGGCGTGCGTTCGGCCGCGACGAGTTCGCTCGCGATCGGCGGAACCTCCGTGATGCGCGTAACCTACGCCGGATCGCTGAACGATCTGGCACAGGCGCTGGCCGGGCGCGGCTTCTCCGTGACGCAGGGCGGCAGCGCGCTTTCGATCCGGCGCTAG
- the purM gene encoding phosphoribosylformylglycinamidine cyclo-ligase: MNEDERRYTYEQAGVSIAAGNRLVKAIGPLVKATMRPGADGEIGGFGGFFDPKAAGYKDPLLVAGNDGVGTKLKLAIETGRHDHVGIDLVAMCVNDLIVQGAEPLFFLDYFATGKLETGIAERVIAGIAEGCRMAGCALIGGETAEMPGMYAEGDYDLAGFCVGAVERGEQLTGERVAPGHVLLGLASSGVHSNGFSLVRRLAADKGWRLDRPALFDQERLLVETLLEPTRIYVESLLPVVRSGLIDALAHITGGGLLENIPRVLPEGAHAVIDADTWSQSGLMAFLQAQGNIEPGEMARTFNCGIGMVLAVTPENADTVRERLEEAGESVHRIGAIEAGTRGCTVRGSAGTWSGRADWEATHSA, from the coding sequence ATGAACGAAGACGAGCGGCGCTATACCTACGAACAGGCCGGGGTTTCGATCGCGGCCGGCAACCGCCTGGTGAAGGCGATCGGTCCCCTGGTGAAGGCGACGATGCGGCCCGGCGCGGATGGCGAAATCGGCGGTTTCGGTGGTTTCTTCGACCCCAAGGCGGCGGGCTATAAAGACCCGCTGCTGGTCGCCGGGAACGACGGGGTCGGCACCAAGCTGAAGCTGGCGATCGAGACCGGGCGGCACGATCATGTCGGGATCGACCTGGTCGCGATGTGCGTCAACGATCTGATCGTGCAGGGGGCGGAGCCTCTGTTCTTCCTCGACTATTTCGCCACCGGCAAGCTGGAGACCGGCATCGCGGAGCGCGTCATCGCCGGGATCGCCGAAGGATGCCGGATGGCGGGCTGCGCCCTGATTGGTGGCGAGACCGCGGAAATGCCGGGCATGTATGCCGAAGGGGACTACGACCTCGCCGGGTTCTGCGTCGGCGCGGTAGAGCGCGGCGAGCAGTTGACGGGGGAGCGGGTGGCACCGGGGCATGTCCTGCTGGGCCTCGCGAGTTCGGGCGTGCATTCGAACGGCTTCTCGCTCGTCCGACGGCTGGCTGCGGACAAGGGTTGGCGGCTCGATCGCCCCGCCCTGTTCGATCAGGAGCGGCTGTTGGTCGAAACGCTGCTCGAACCCACGCGAATCTATGTCGAGAGCCTGCTGCCAGTGGTGCGCAGCGGGCTGATCGACGCACTGGCGCATATCACCGGCGGCGGTCTGCTGGAGAATATTCCGCGCGTGCTGCCGGAGGGCGCGCATGCGGTGATCGACGCCGATACATGGTCGCAATCGGGGCTGATGGCGTTCCTGCAGGCGCAAGGCAATATCGAGCCGGGCGAGATGGCGCGGACCTTCAATTGCGGCATCGGCATGGTGCTGGCGGTGACGCCGGAGAATGCCGACACGGTGCGCGAGCGGCTGGAGGAGGCGGGCGAAAGCGTCCACCGGATAGGCGCGATCGAAGCGGGAACGCGCGGCTGCACCGTTCGCGGCAGTGCGGGGACCTGGTCGGGTCGTGCGGACTGGGAAGCAACGCACAGTGCCTGA
- a CDS encoding nuclear transport factor 2 family protein yields the protein MRERRNRRCAKSFRNALNTRAFESLEALLAPHVVHIDSQFAVIEGREAIIRAFRRLMAIVPDWRLELDELLVNDGAVMAHGRIHSELPEIAGEGLWTLIFEGGKVAEIQEMRHQRQGAFTTMVDPRDAASPPPPSGNTDADVFHRTH from the coding sequence TTGCGGGAACGCCGCAACCGGCGCTGCGCGAAATCCTTCCGCAATGCGCTCAATACGCGCGCATTCGAAAGTCTCGAAGCGCTGCTGGCCCCGCACGTGGTGCATATCGACAGCCAGTTCGCCGTGATCGAAGGGCGCGAAGCCATCATTCGCGCTTTTCGCCGCTTGATGGCGATCGTTCCGGACTGGCGACTGGAGCTCGACGAACTGCTGGTGAACGATGGGGCGGTGATGGCGCACGGGCGAATTCATTCGGAATTGCCCGAAATCGCCGGCGAGGGGTTGTGGACGCTGATTTTCGAAGGCGGCAAGGTCGCGGAAATTCAAGAGATGCGCCACCAGCGGCAGGGGGCTTTTACGACCATGGTCGATCCGCGCGATGCCGCTTCGCCGCCGCCGCCCTCCGGCAACACGGACGCCGACGTATTCCACCGCACTCACTGA
- the ndk gene encoding nucleoside-diphosphate kinase translates to MAANRTFSIIKPDATRRNLTGAVTKMLEDAGLRVVASKRIQMTEDQAKGFYEVHKDRPFYGELVDFMTSGPVVVQVLEGEDAVKRNRDIMGATNPADAEEGTIRKTFAESIEANTVHGSDSDENAQKEIAFFFDDNEIVG, encoded by the coding sequence ATGGCGGCCAACCGCACATTTTCGATCATCAAGCCCGATGCCACTCGCCGCAACCTGACCGGCGCTGTCACCAAGATGCTGGAGGATGCGGGGCTGCGCGTTGTCGCGTCCAAGCGGATCCAGATGACCGAAGACCAGGCGAAGGGCTTCTACGAAGTGCACAAGGATCGCCCGTTCTACGGCGAACTGGTCGATTTCATGACCAGCGGCCCGGTGGTGGTGCAGGTGCTCGAGGGCGAGGATGCGGTGAAGCGCAATCGCGACATCATGGGCGCGACCAACCCCGCCGATGCCGAGGAAGGCACGATCCGCAAGACTTTCGCCGAATCGATCGAAGCGAACACCGTCCACGGTTCCGACTCGGACGAGAATGCGCAGAAGGAAATCGCCTTCTTCTTCGACGATAACGAAATCGTGGGCTGA
- a CDS encoding DNA polymerase III subunit chi, whose protein sequence is MKVDFWQLSASSVEQVVALIAPRVLHEGSRLLVVHEDEGRRDALSDALWTSHPEEFLANGIVGAGHEASQPILISRECEPLNSADHVVFADGKWRAPTGFARAFLLFDDTTVEAARGCWSALGKEAGLERSFYRQDGGKWARIA, encoded by the coding sequence ATGAAGGTCGATTTCTGGCAGCTTTCCGCCAGTTCGGTGGAGCAGGTGGTGGCGCTGATCGCGCCGCGCGTGCTTCACGAGGGGAGTCGTCTGCTGGTGGTGCACGAGGACGAGGGTCGGCGCGATGCGCTGTCCGATGCGCTGTGGACGAGCCACCCGGAGGAATTCCTGGCCAATGGTATCGTCGGGGCGGGACACGAGGCAAGCCAGCCGATCCTGATTTCGCGCGAGTGCGAGCCACTCAACAGCGCGGATCATGTCGTCTTCGCCGACGGCAAATGGCGCGCGCCCACGGGCTTTGCCCGCGCATTCCTGCTCTTCGACGATACCACGGTTGAGGCGGCCAGGGGGTGCTGGAGCGCGCTGGGCAAGGAAGCCGGGTTGGAACGCAGCTTCTATCGGCAGGATGGGGGGAAATGGGCCAGGATCGCCTGA
- a CDS encoding leucyl aminopeptidase, whose amino-acid sequence MQITFADTLPTDATLIAHVVDRDSLPGTLERTLSEGAKANRFRGTPGQVSEGYVERDGKVRRVALAGAGAADADEREANLEKAGAALAAKYLCSGETALALDLSTGDLSAEHAAAVLLGLRLRAWRWDEYRTTQKDEQRKTLTTVTVVGAPDGTREAWTTAAAVAEGVEFARELVTEPANILYPESFVDRCRERLDGTGVEIVVLDDAEMEKLGMGALLGVGQGSAKPSRILAMRLTGGAQGEKPVAFVGKGVTFDSGGISIKPGAGMEDMKWDMGGAAVVAGSMVALAKRGAKANVVGICGLVENMPDGNAQRPGDVVTTMSGQTVEVINTDAEGRLVLADVLHWCQKTYQPQRIVDFATLTGAMLIALGHEQAGLFSNDDALADDLLSAGRQTGDKLWRMPIGPAYDKLIDSPIADMKNVGPRVAGSITAAQFLQRFILDSTPWAHCDIAGMAWSDKPGRTWDKGATGYGVRLVDRFVRDTLES is encoded by the coding sequence ATGCAAATCACCTTCGCCGATACCCTTCCCACCGACGCCACCCTGATCGCCCATGTGGTCGATCGCGACAGCCTGCCCGGCACGCTGGAGCGCACGCTGAGCGAAGGCGCGAAGGCGAACCGTTTCCGCGGCACGCCGGGGCAGGTCAGCGAAGGCTATGTCGAACGGGACGGCAAGGTGCGGCGGGTCGCGCTGGCCGGGGCGGGCGCCGCCGATGCGGACGAGCGCGAGGCCAATCTGGAAAAGGCCGGCGCTGCGCTCGCAGCCAAATATCTGTGCTCGGGCGAAACCGCGCTCGCGCTCGACCTGTCGACCGGGGACCTCTCAGCCGAGCACGCGGCCGCCGTGCTGCTGGGCCTGCGGCTGCGCGCCTGGCGCTGGGACGAATATCGTACCACGCAGAAGGACGAGCAAAGGAAGACGCTTACCACCGTCACGGTGGTCGGTGCGCCCGATGGAACGCGCGAGGCCTGGACGACAGCCGCGGCAGTGGCCGAGGGCGTGGAATTCGCGCGCGAACTCGTGACCGAGCCGGCCAACATCCTCTATCCCGAAAGCTTCGTGGATCGGTGCCGCGAACGGCTGGACGGGACCGGCGTGGAAATCGTCGTGCTCGACGATGCGGAGATGGAGAAGCTCGGCATGGGCGCGCTGCTCGGCGTCGGCCAGGGATCAGCCAAGCCCTCGCGCATTCTGGCCATGCGGCTGACAGGCGGGGCACAAGGCGAGAAGCCGGTCGCCTTCGTCGGCAAGGGCGTGACCTTCGATAGCGGCGGCATCTCGATCAAGCCGGGCGCGGGCATGGAGGACATGAAATGGGACATGGGCGGCGCGGCCGTGGTCGCGGGCTCCATGGTGGCCCTGGCGAAGCGCGGGGCGAAGGCCAATGTGGTCGGCATTTGCGGACTGGTCGAGAACATGCCCGACGGCAATGCGCAGCGGCCGGGCGACGTCGTCACCACCATGTCGGGTCAGACGGTCGAGGTGATCAACACCGATGCCGAAGGACGGCTGGTGCTGGCCGATGTGCTGCATTGGTGCCAGAAGACCTATCAGCCGCAGCGGATCGTCGATTTCGCGACGCTCACCGGCGCGATGCTGATCGCGCTGGGTCACGAGCAGGCGGGCCTGTTTTCCAACGACGATGCGCTGGCGGACGATCTGCTGAGCGCCGGACGCCAGACGGGCGACAAGCTGTGGCGCATGCCGATCGGCCCCGCTTACGACAAGCTGATCGACAGCCCGATCGCCGACATGAAGAATGTCGGCCCGCGCGTCGCAGGATCGATCACCGCCGCCCAGTTCCTGCAGCGTTTCATCCTGGACAGCACCCCGTGGGCGCATTGCGACATCGCGGGGATGGCATGGTCGGACAAGCCGGGCCGCACCTGGGACAAGGGCGCGACCGGCTACGGCGTGCGCCTGGTCGATCGCTTCGTGCGCGACACGCTGGAAAGTTGA